Proteins from a genomic interval of Helicobacter pylori Shi112:
- a CDS encoding restriction endonuclease subunit S: MSKTLQDYATLINDTIQSNEINHYITTDNMCQNLGGIDTLKNINIPQGKVRSFQKDDVLLSNIRLYFRKVYRAKQKGGCSSDVLVFRAKHIDSATLFAILSSQIFTDYACSGSQGSKMPRGNKTHMMDFKIPTINFTIAKIFNSIQNKIENNHKINELLHTLAYKVYEYYFKYKPKNAKLEQIIIENPKSSIMVKNAQKTQDKYPFFTSGDNILSYPKAIIDGRNCFLNTGGNAGIKFYVGKASYSTDTWCICANEFSDYLYLLLSSIKTHINQSFFQGTSLKHLQKNLLKKYPIYMPSVHEIKKFNQIIMPLLTLISINTRTSKKLEQIRDFLLPLLLKQQVKPQ, translated from the coding sequence TTGAGTAAAACTCTACAAGACTATGCAACTTTAATCAATGATACCATACAATCAAATGAAATCAATCACTATATAACTACGGATAACATGTGCCAAAATTTAGGCGGTATTGATACACTTAAAAACATCAATATCCCACAAGGAAAGGTCAGATCATTTCAAAAAGATGATGTTTTGTTGTCAAATATAAGACTTTATTTTAGAAAAGTTTATAGAGCCAAACAAAAAGGCGGTTGCAGTTCTGATGTCCTAGTGTTTAGGGCTAAACACATTGATAGCGCCACACTTTTTGCGATTTTATCTAGTCAAATTTTTACTGATTATGCGTGTTCAGGCAGTCAAGGTTCTAAAATGCCAAGAGGCAATAAAACACACATGATGGATTTCAAAATCCCTACAATCAATTTTACAATCGCTAAAATTTTTAATAGCATTCAAAATAAGATTGAAAACAACCACAAAATCAATGAGCTTTTACACACGCTCGCTTATAAAGTCTATGAATATTATTTCAAATACAAACCTAAAAATGCAAAGCTAGAACAAATTATTATTGAAAATCCTAAATCTAGTATTATGGTTAAAAACGCCCAAAAAACCCAAGATAAATACCCCTTTTTTACAAGCGGAGATAATATCCTATCCTATCCTAAAGCGATCATTGATGGCAGAAATTGCTTTTTAAACACTGGCGGTAATGCTGGTATTAAATTTTATGTAGGCAAAGCTTCTTATTCAACGGATACTTGGTGTATTTGCGCTAACGAATTTAGCGACTATTTATATTTATTGCTCTCAAGTATAAAAACCCATATCAATCAAAGCTTTTTTCAAGGAACTAGCCTTAAACACTTACAAAAAAATTTGCTTAAAAAATATCCTATTTACATGCCGTCCGTGCATGAAATTAAAAAATTTAATCAAATTATTATGCCCCTACTCACGCTTATATCCATTAACACAAGAACTTCTAAAAAATTAGAACAAATCAGAGATTTTCTACTCCCCCTACTCCTAAAACAACAAGTCAAACCCCAATGA